In Tamandua tetradactyla isolate mTamTet1 chromosome 7, mTamTet1.pri, whole genome shotgun sequence, the following are encoded in one genomic region:
- the RAP1B gene encoding ras-related protein Rap-1b, whose product MREYKLVVLGSGGVGKSALTVQFVQGIFVEKYDPTIEDSYRKQVEVDAQQCMLEILDTAGTEQFTAMRDLYMKNGQGFALVYSITAQSTFNDLQDLREQILRVKDTDDVPMILVGNKCDLEDERVVGKEQGQNLARQWNNCAFLESSAKSKINVNEIFYDLVRQINRKTPVPGKARKKTSCQLL is encoded by the exons ATGCGTGAGTATAAGCTAGTCGTTCTTGGCTCAGGAGGTGTTGGAAAGTCTGCTCTG accgTGCAGTTTGTTCAAggaatttttgttgaaaaatatgATCCTACAATAGAAGATTCTTATAGAAAG CAAGTTGAAGTAGATGCACAACAGTGTATGCTCGAAATCTTGGATACTGCAGGAACG GAGCAATTTACAGCAATGAGGGATTTGTACATGAAAAATGGACAAGGCTTTGCATTAGTTTATTCCATCACAGCACAGTCCACATTTAATGATTTACAAGATCTGAGAGAACAGATTCTTCGAGTAAAAGACACTGATGAT gttCCAATGATTCTGGTTGGTAATAAGTGTGACTTGGAGGACGAAAGAGTTGTAGGAAAGGAGCAAGGTCAAAATCTAGCAAGACAGTGGAACAACTGTGCATTCTTAGAATCTTCTGCAAAATCAAAAATTAATGTTAATGAG ATCTTTTATGACCTAGTACGGCAAATTAACAGAAAAACTCCAGTGCCTGGGAAGGCCCGCAAAAAGACATCATGTCAGCTGCTTTAA